A stretch of Chlamydiales bacterium DNA encodes these proteins:
- the secD gene encoding protein translocase subunit SecD → MEKQRQWQRFLIVAVLILTVYNILPTLFYYSKPLHKSIDAKRAEQISLSIAERVNSLEKDSVEWLNSYCALLNLKPQTIILDEKQPQLVSITFKNAQDAQKFRRFFPRAGSLISFVPAQLSLSPTLEGEEGRKTVFIHRKIPVHFSPQQLSSFFQFSAKADAQGRPTPLYHALVNDRLLEVALSLGGTSQNAQFVQGSLGNLKDPQVQDLILFLAQDILSFTKSFGEDSPIASRYFATFTQTEGGNAHQTIQSFIAAVEQLKDQVKLDRIAIQNEKEQKKVEGSYLDGVKQQRLDQLTSREKILSSALAIIKKKSSLFAAGKTPWNYTTLGAAIDESEKKSTGSSKIQTISLEGRSPFIEKLSIDWSNEKIILHPFPDILTLKADLQKKGDRRADGIEQFIYNEIALASREASEKITPLQDQFEISLNQLTGSSSFVALRLGSIAQAEAVQLKQLIQKSWAPKHPDLKREEFPIWDYDTYLSLPAEQKKLGLLIYSPAQYNKMPAKGFRMNSIYILARGVDKIMQKAEAAPESEEARQFMEDFHQLREILQSSGFFGYAGSARLVGSEYAQDFIFEKENYYQTLLKATREDFTVHGTKRFASLEFTDVEQRILTENKIGTRIHEDLQKWSDDYNAARLGIKGISPYDVPKPTKSILWSNLDLSFSKYFRGDDRKILHWGLDLSGGKTVQIELRDAGGRIVTNEVDIKQGINELYKRVNKMGVSEVSIRQEGNTITLDFPGSQGLSAQELVKASSMYFHIVNEKFSSSNSQLSEEVGRFLQEVWNEAVVTNRKDAEEINQIAWQHLHGDSVDPDVVQPRSEAAKILYENGLRLTSPQDPSASSMYNDTYSKIAVMRGEDFTEWHGQTNPLMITFRNYALEGSNLENVHSSYDPSKGNFLSFGVKGSQVTKEVHKFSPRDALFAWTSRFSKEKVIGTPLDVYSRGRGWRMAVILNGTIISAPTLDSALRDSAMITGSFTQREVSQLEADLKAGSLSFTPRILSEKNVSPEIGAQERTLGIWAMFISLLFVIGAMVGYYRFGGVVASVAVIFNLLIMWATLQNLSATLTLATIAGLVLTLAMAVDANVLVFERIREEFAVTGRIAHAVHAGYKRAFSAILDSNVTTIIAALILMHFDSGPIKGFAITLIIGIVSSMFTALFMTRFFFNGWVQNSKNKALNMASWIKSSNFNFLKFTKPTLIVSTLIIAVGALVFTTQRHTILGMDFTGGYAIEVELPKQTSSDYRKLVETALIKAGAPQQDFQVRELTPSNNVRIFLSQSMDHAGHAFFGLESQDANRELTYPYEANPKIIWVVDALQKAGLTLSEKSLQGLDKSWSAVSGQMSEAMQTSALMGLGLALICILVYVTVRFEFKYAISATICLAHDVLITIGMLAILHALGVAVQIDLNTIAALMTIIGYSLNDTIIIFDRIREDLKQMRKFSFKEIINHALNATLSRTTLTSGITLVALIPLVALGGSTIFGFALVMSMGVIFGTLSSLFIAAPLLQYFHQRDEKKTVEVMRGDI, encoded by the coding sequence ATGGAAAAGCAGAGACAATGGCAGCGTTTTCTTATTGTAGCCGTTCTTATTTTAACGGTTTACAACATCCTCCCCACCCTTTTCTATTATTCTAAACCGCTGCATAAATCAATCGATGCAAAGAGAGCAGAGCAGATCTCCCTTTCGATTGCTGAGCGTGTAAATAGCCTCGAGAAAGATTCCGTCGAATGGCTGAACTCCTACTGCGCTCTTCTCAATCTCAAGCCTCAAACAATCATTCTGGATGAGAAGCAGCCTCAACTCGTTAGCATCACCTTCAAAAATGCCCAAGACGCTCAGAAGTTCCGTCGCTTCTTCCCAAGAGCCGGCTCTCTCATCTCCTTCGTTCCCGCACAGCTCTCTCTCTCTCCCACTTTAGAGGGAGAAGAGGGGCGCAAAACGGTCTTCATCCACAGAAAGATCCCCGTCCATTTTTCTCCGCAGCAGCTCTCTTCCTTCTTCCAATTCTCCGCAAAAGCAGATGCTCAGGGAAGACCGACCCCTCTCTACCACGCTCTTGTCAACGATCGCCTTTTAGAAGTTGCACTCTCTCTTGGCGGCACAAGCCAAAATGCGCAGTTCGTACAAGGCTCTCTAGGGAATTTAAAAGATCCACAAGTGCAAGATCTCATCCTCTTTTTAGCCCAAGACATCCTCTCTTTCACTAAATCCTTCGGTGAAGATTCGCCCATCGCTTCCCGCTATTTTGCAACCTTCACCCAGACAGAAGGGGGAAATGCCCACCAGACCATCCAGAGCTTTATTGCAGCGGTCGAACAGCTTAAAGATCAGGTGAAGCTGGATAGAATCGCCATCCAGAATGAGAAAGAGCAGAAAAAAGTTGAAGGCTCCTACCTCGATGGCGTGAAACAGCAGCGCCTCGACCAGCTCACAAGCCGAGAGAAGATCCTCTCCTCAGCCCTTGCGATTATCAAGAAGAAGAGCTCACTTTTTGCAGCGGGAAAAACCCCATGGAACTATACGACGCTTGGGGCCGCAATTGACGAGAGTGAAAAAAAGAGTACTGGGTCAAGCAAAATTCAAACGATTTCGCTTGAAGGACGCAGCCCTTTTATCGAAAAGCTCTCTATCGATTGGTCCAATGAGAAGATCATCCTCCACCCCTTTCCAGATATCCTGACTTTAAAAGCCGACCTTCAAAAGAAGGGAGATAGACGCGCAGATGGAATAGAGCAGTTTATCTACAACGAGATCGCCCTCGCTTCTCGAGAAGCCTCTGAGAAGATCACACCTCTCCAAGACCAGTTTGAGATCTCCTTAAATCAGCTCACAGGAAGCAGCAGCTTCGTAGCTCTAAGACTTGGAAGCATTGCCCAGGCAGAGGCCGTGCAACTAAAGCAGCTGATCCAAAAGAGCTGGGCTCCCAAACACCCCGATCTAAAAAGAGAGGAGTTTCCAATCTGGGATTACGACACCTACCTCTCTCTTCCCGCCGAGCAGAAGAAGCTTGGCCTCCTGATCTACTCTCCTGCTCAATATAACAAGATGCCGGCAAAGGGCTTCCGCATGAATTCGATCTACATCCTGGCAAGAGGAGTGGATAAGATCATGCAGAAGGCAGAAGCTGCTCCAGAATCTGAAGAAGCTAGGCAGTTCATGGAGGACTTCCACCAGCTGCGAGAAATTCTGCAGAGCAGCGGCTTTTTCGGTTATGCCGGATCGGCTCGCCTTGTAGGATCTGAATATGCTCAGGATTTCATCTTTGAAAAAGAGAACTACTACCAGACCCTTCTCAAGGCTACTAGAGAAGATTTTACTGTCCATGGAACAAAGCGCTTCGCCTCTCTTGAATTCACAGATGTCGAGCAGCGCATCTTAACTGAAAACAAGATCGGAACTCGCATCCATGAAGATCTACAAAAGTGGAGCGACGACTACAACGCAGCAAGACTCGGCATTAAAGGCATCTCTCCTTACGACGTTCCCAAGCCGACGAAGAGCATTCTCTGGAGCAACCTAGATCTCAGCTTCTCAAAGTACTTCCGCGGCGATGATCGCAAAATTCTCCATTGGGGGTTGGATCTTTCTGGCGGGAAAACCGTTCAAATCGAACTCCGAGATGCCGGTGGACGCATCGTTACAAACGAAGTCGATATCAAGCAGGGCATTAACGAGCTTTATAAGCGCGTGAATAAGATGGGCGTCTCTGAGGTGAGCATTCGCCAGGAAGGCAATACGATCACCCTCGACTTCCCCGGCTCTCAAGGACTATCCGCACAAGAGCTCGTTAAGGCCTCTTCAATGTACTTCCACATCGTGAACGAGAAGTTTTCCTCTAGCAACTCTCAACTTTCGGAAGAAGTTGGACGCTTCTTGCAAGAGGTGTGGAATGAAGCTGTCGTTACAAATAGAAAAGATGCTGAGGAGATCAACCAGATCGCTTGGCAGCATCTTCATGGCGACTCTGTGGATCCCGATGTTGTACAGCCGCGCAGCGAGGCAGCAAAAATCCTGTATGAGAATGGCCTGCGCCTCACCTCTCCGCAGGACCCCTCTGCAAGCAGCATGTATAACGACACCTATTCGAAGATCGCTGTGATGCGCGGAGAGGACTTTACAGAATGGCACGGACAGACCAATCCTCTGATGATCACCTTCCGCAACTACGCGCTTGAAGGCTCAAACCTTGAAAACGTCCACTCCTCTTACGACCCTTCAAAAGGAAACTTCTTAAGCTTTGGAGTTAAAGGATCTCAAGTTACAAAAGAGGTGCATAAGTTTAGTCCGCGCGACGCTCTATTCGCATGGACCTCGCGCTTCTCCAAAGAGAAGGTCATAGGAACACCTCTCGACGTCTACTCGCGTGGCCGAGGCTGGAGAATGGCTGTCATTCTAAATGGCACGATCATTAGCGCTCCGACTCTCGACTCTGCTCTGCGCGACAGCGCGATGATTACGGGAAGCTTTACGCAAAGAGAGGTAAGCCAGTTGGAAGCGGACTTAAAAGCCGGCTCCCTCAGCTTTACACCTCGCATTCTCTCCGAGAAGAACGTAAGCCCCGAAATCGGCGCTCAAGAGCGCACGCTCGGCATCTGGGCGATGTTTATCTCCCTGCTCTTTGTGATCGGCGCGATGGTTGGATACTACCGCTTCGGAGGCGTTGTTGCCTCTGTTGCTGTGATCTTCAACTTGCTGATCATGTGGGCAACTCTGCAGAACCTCTCAGCCACTCTTACCCTGGCAACAATTGCAGGGCTTGTGCTGACGCTTGCAATGGCTGTCGATGCCAACGTGCTTGTTTTCGAAAGAATCCGCGAAGAGTTCGCCGTAACCGGACGCATTGCGCATGCGGTGCATGCCGGATATAAGAGAGCCTTTTCCGCGATTCTCGACTCAAACGTGACGACTATTATCGCTGCTCTAATCCTGATGCATTTTGATTCCGGACCAATTAAAGGGTTCGCAATCACACTGATCATTGGTATCGTCTCTTCGATGTTCACAGCACTCTTTATGACGCGCTTCTTCTTCAATGGATGGGTTCAAAATTCAAAGAATAAGGCGCTTAACATGGCCAGCTGGATTAAATCGTCCAATTTCAACTTCTTGAAATTCACAAAGCCGACTTTAATTGTGTCGACTCTCATCATTGCGGTTGGCGCCCTCGTCTTTACGACTCAACGCCATACAATTTTGGGAATGGACTTCACGGGCGGATATGCAATTGAAGTCGAACTTCCAAAACAGACTTCAAGCGACTACAGAAAACTCGTGGAGACAGCGCTAATAAAAGCTGGCGCGCCTCAACAAGACTTCCAAGTTCGAGAGCTGACGCCATCTAATAATGTGCGCATCTTCCTTAGCCAGAGCATGGATCATGCAGGACACGCATTCTTCGGACTCGAATCTCAAGACGCAAACCGCGAGCTAACCTACCCGTATGAAGCGAATCCAAAAATCATCTGGGTTGTAGATGCGCTTCAAAAAGCAGGACTCACTCTTTCTGAGAAGAGCTTGCAAGGCTTAGACAAGAGCTGGTCCGCAGTTAGCGGACAGATGTCGGAAGCGATGCAGACATCTGCTCTCATGGGACTCGGGCTTGCTCTCATCTGCATTCTCGTTTACGTGACAGTGCGTTTTGAATTCAAATATGCGATCTCAGCAACCATCTGCCTTGCACACGACGTGCTCATCACGATTGGCATGCTCGCCATTCTACATGCGCTCGGAGTCGCTGTGCAGATAGATCTGAATACGATCGCCGCTTTGATGACAATTATCGGCTACTCGCTAAACGATACGATCATCATCTTCGATAGGATCCGCGAGGATCTGAAGCAGATGCGCAAGTTCTCATTTAAAGAAATTATTAATCACGCTTTAAACGCGACCCTCAGCAGAACCACTTTGACTTCGGGAATTACCCTAGTTGCACTGATTCCGCTCGTCGCTTTAGGCGGAAGCACCATCTTTGGCTTTGCACTGGTAATGAGCATGGGCGTTATCTTTGGAACCCTCTCCTCCCTGTTTATTGCAGCCCCCTTATTGCAATATTTTCATCAGCGGGATGAGAAGAAAACGGTCGAAGTCATGAGAGGAGATATTTAA